A region from the Rhodohalobacter sp. 614A genome encodes:
- a CDS encoding arsenite methyltransferase yields the protein MKTRPKSPEELKETVRQKYSQISDQGKDYNARSCCGAGGESTKVYNIMTDDYSELEGYNADADLGLGCGLPTQFAKIKKGDTVIDLGSGAGNDCFVARHETGSEGKVIGIDFTEPMIHKARQNAEKLGFNNVEFRFGDIEDMPVSDNIADVIVSNCVLNLVPNKPKVFSEMHRVLKPGGHFSISDIVLEGDLPAALQNDAEMYAGCVAGAIQKDEYLGLIRNAGFENITLQKEKPIELPEDILSQYLDEDEIAEFNTGSVGIYSITVFAQKSGSSERFALKDEAEVSADSESGCCTPGSGCC from the coding sequence ATGAAAACAAGACCCAAATCTCCGGAAGAACTCAAAGAAACCGTTCGACAAAAGTACAGTCAGATCAGTGATCAGGGGAAAGACTACAACGCCCGAAGCTGTTGTGGTGCAGGCGGTGAATCTACAAAAGTGTACAACATCATGACGGATGATTACAGTGAACTGGAGGGATATAATGCCGATGCTGATCTTGGCCTTGGATGCGGACTCCCGACCCAGTTTGCAAAAATCAAAAAGGGAGATACGGTCATAGATCTTGGATCAGGAGCCGGTAATGATTGCTTTGTAGCCCGGCACGAAACAGGCTCTGAGGGAAAAGTTATCGGGATTGATTTCACAGAACCGATGATTCATAAAGCCCGGCAAAATGCCGAAAAGCTTGGCTTTAACAACGTGGAGTTTCGCTTTGGGGATATTGAAGACATGCCGGTTTCTGATAACATAGCTGATGTTATTGTAAGTAATTGTGTGCTGAACCTGGTACCTAATAAGCCGAAGGTATTCTCTGAAATGCACCGTGTGTTAAAGCCCGGCGGACATTTCAGCATCTCCGATATTGTATTGGAAGGAGATCTTCCCGCAGCCCTGCAAAATGATGCAGAAATGTACGCCGGATGTGTGGCCGGAGCGATTCAAAAAGACGAGTATCTTGGGCTTATCCGTAATGCAGGTTTTGAAAATATCACCCTTCAAAAAGAGAAACCGATTGAACTTCCGGAGGATATTCTCAGCCAATACCTGGATGAAGATGAAATCGCGGAGTTTAATACGGGCAGTGTTGGCATCTACAGTATCACCGTGTTTGCACAAAAATCCGGATCATCGGAGCGATTCGCCCTAAAAGATGAGGCTGAGGTTTCGGCGGATTCAGAATCAGGCTGCTGTACTCCCGGTTCCGGTTGCTGCTAA
- a CDS encoding gluconate 2-dehydrogenase subunit 3 family protein, with translation MDRREHLKLLLAGGAGAALFLSTGCTEEDRKQSENIIAENGGEPTYGYGRTEEETARDAQLRSQTFFTEHELATVAVLADIIIPADEESGSATDAGVPDFIEFMMKDYPPFQDPTRGGLMWLDGQCNKRFGKNFVDCSEEERIEMVELIAWPDNAEPDMMYGVRFFNRMRDLTATGFFTTRMGVDYLGYEGNNPGFWDGVPQEVLDKHGLSYDEEMMDKYIKEEERYILAEWDEDGNVINRSQSS, from the coding sequence ATGGACAGAAGAGAACATCTTAAATTATTATTGGCAGGTGGAGCCGGAGCGGCCCTTTTTCTTTCAACCGGATGTACGGAGGAAGATCGCAAACAAAGCGAGAATATTATTGCGGAAAATGGCGGTGAACCCACCTATGGCTATGGTCGAACCGAAGAAGAGACAGCCCGCGATGCCCAATTACGATCCCAAACGTTTTTTACGGAGCATGAACTGGCAACGGTGGCTGTACTGGCAGATATCATTATTCCGGCTGATGAAGAATCAGGAAGTGCAACCGATGCCGGCGTTCCCGACTTCATAGAGTTTATGATGAAAGATTATCCTCCGTTTCAGGATCCTACACGCGGTGGACTGATGTGGCTGGATGGCCAATGCAATAAACGCTTTGGTAAAAATTTCGTGGATTGTTCAGAAGAAGAGCGAATTGAAATGGTAGAACTGATCGCCTGGCCGGATAATGCTGAACCGGATATGATGTACGGTGTTCGCTTCTTTAACCGGATGCGGGATCTGACGGCAACCGGTTTCTTCACAACCAGAATGGGAGTTGACTATCTTGGATACGAAGGAAATAATCCCGGTTTTTGGGATGGCGTTCCACAGGAAGTCCTTGATAAGCACGGCCTTTCTTATGATGAAGAAATGATGGATAAATATATCAAAGAAGAAGAGAGGTACATCCTGGCAGAATGGGATGAAGATGGAAATGTGATTAATCGGTCACAGAGTAGTTAG
- a CDS encoding protein-tyrosine-phosphatase: protein MYQKLKAYISELESGFDSIPTSRKEELKKTADYIHSKLEDHKTAKLNFICTHNSRRSHLAQIWTAVAASQYGIGNVETFSGGTEATAFNPRAVAALERAGFRVENPGGDNPEYQVYFHEKAEPLTCFSKTFDDPLNPQKEFAAVMTCSDADENCPFVPGAEFRIPITYRDPKESDGTEQETDIYDERCKQIAAEMFYMMSLVN, encoded by the coding sequence ATGTATCAAAAATTAAAAGCATATATCTCAGAATTGGAATCCGGTTTTGATTCCATTCCAACATCCCGGAAGGAAGAATTGAAGAAAACGGCTGATTATATCCACAGCAAATTAGAAGATCATAAAACCGCAAAACTTAACTTTATCTGTACCCATAACAGCCGGAGGAGTCACCTCGCCCAGATTTGGACAGCTGTTGCGGCATCTCAATACGGCATTGGAAATGTTGAAACATTCTCCGGGGGAACGGAAGCCACTGCCTTTAACCCGAGAGCTGTGGCGGCTTTGGAACGCGCCGGCTTCAGGGTAGAAAACCCGGGAGGAGACAATCCTGAATACCAAGTGTATTTTCACGAAAAAGCTGAACCGTTGACCTGTTTTTCCAAGACATTTGACGATCCGCTAAATCCCCAAAAAGAATTTGCCGCTGTGATGACCTGCTCCGATGCCGACGAGAATTGTCCGTTTGTGCCGGGAGCAGAATTTCGAATTCCGATTACTTACCGAGATCCCAAAGAATCAGACGGAACAGAACAGGAAACAGACATCTATGATGAACGCTGTAAACAGATTGCGGCAGAAATGTTTTATATGATGAGCCTGGTCAACTGA
- a CDS encoding ArsR/SmtB family transcription factor, protein MAITKAQLFNENQIKTAEFAKALGHPARIAILEILAKRDTCICGDITDQLPLAQSTVSQHLKALKSAGIIKGEIDGVRTCYCLDEENLAGLKTILETFLTNLTTQNSSCC, encoded by the coding sequence ATGGCGATTACAAAAGCACAACTTTTTAACGAAAACCAGATTAAAACGGCCGAGTTTGCAAAAGCTCTCGGGCATCCAGCCCGAATTGCTATACTTGAAATACTTGCCAAACGCGATACTTGTATTTGCGGCGATATCACCGATCAACTTCCCCTCGCCCAATCTACAGTGTCCCAACATCTGAAAGCACTGAAATCTGCCGGCATTATTAAGGGTGAAATTGATGGCGTACGAACCTGTTATTGTTTGGATGAAGAAAACCTGGCCGGACTAAAAACCATTTTAGAAACTTTTTTAACAAATTTAACCACTCAAAATTCAAGCTGCTGTTAA
- a CDS encoding GMC oxidoreductase, translating to MSFQIQSSGDKYDVAIVGSGAGGGMAARILAEAGLSVAVLEAGGYFDPAQEEYRTQLRWPWESPRRGASTVRDFGDFDAAWGGWEIDGEPYTRKNGTQFDWFRSRMLGGRTNHWGRISLRFGPMDFKKKDVDGLGENWPISYDDISPYYDQVDKMIGVFGTNEGLPNDPDGFFLPPPKPRLHELYVQKAARGVGIPVIPSRLSILTRRVSDRRGACFYCSQCNRACNAYADFSAGTCLVQPAMERGKVELYTNAMVREVTTNGDGLATGVIYINKEDMKEYQVKARTVVLGASACETARILLNSKSTQHPDGLANGSGVVGRYLHDSTGASRSAIMPEMIDRQRYNEDGVGGLHVYTPWWGDNSKLDFPRGYHIEYWGGMGMPMYGTGFGMDSARQYVKDEFGNPSPNGGYGKSLKQDIRRLYGSSVGMSGRGECIARYDNYCEIDPDTVDKYGIPVLRFNYTWSEHEINQAKHMQDTFEEILTNMGAILLGDKPGPDTDYGLAAPGRIIHEVGTTRMGDDPSTSVLNSYSQAHECENLFVVDAGSFVSQADKNPTWTIMALSWRTSDYIVDQMEKGNL from the coding sequence ATGAGTTTTCAAATCCAGTCTTCCGGAGATAAATATGATGTAGCAATAGTAGGATCGGGGGCCGGAGGAGGGATGGCCGCGCGAATTTTAGCCGAGGCCGGACTGTCTGTCGCCGTTTTGGAAGCCGGCGGTTATTTTGATCCCGCCCAGGAAGAATACAGAACACAATTGAGATGGCCGTGGGAATCTCCCCGGCGGGGAGCCAGCACTGTTCGTGATTTTGGCGATTTTGATGCAGCCTGGGGTGGATGGGAAATTGACGGGGAACCTTATACCCGGAAAAATGGAACTCAATTCGATTGGTTCCGGTCCCGGATGCTGGGAGGAAGAACAAATCACTGGGGAAGAATTTCACTCCGTTTTGGCCCGATGGATTTCAAAAAGAAAGACGTTGACGGATTGGGCGAAAACTGGCCGATCAGCTACGATGATATTAGTCCGTATTATGACCAGGTAGATAAAATGATCGGGGTTTTTGGTACAAACGAAGGTCTTCCAAATGACCCGGATGGGTTTTTTCTCCCTCCGCCAAAACCGAGGCTTCATGAATTGTATGTACAAAAAGCCGCACGAGGGGTAGGTATACCGGTTATTCCTTCACGATTGTCGATACTTACCCGGCGTGTAAGTGACAGAAGGGGAGCTTGTTTTTATTGCAGTCAGTGTAACCGGGCTTGCAATGCATATGCCGATTTTTCTGCAGGAACGTGTCTTGTTCAGCCTGCAATGGAACGTGGCAAAGTAGAGCTCTACACAAATGCTATGGTCCGCGAAGTAACCACAAACGGTGACGGACTGGCTACGGGTGTGATCTACATCAACAAGGAAGACATGAAGGAGTATCAGGTAAAAGCCCGAACTGTTGTTCTGGGAGCTTCTGCATGTGAGACCGCTCGAATTTTATTGAACTCTAAATCAACCCAACATCCGGATGGACTGGCAAATGGCAGCGGCGTTGTAGGGCGTTATCTTCATGATTCAACGGGTGCTTCAAGATCTGCAATTATGCCTGAGATGATTGACCGCCAGAGGTATAATGAAGATGGCGTTGGCGGCCTTCACGTTTATACGCCCTGGTGGGGCGATAATTCCAAGCTCGATTTTCCCCGAGGGTATCACATAGAATATTGGGGAGGGATGGGTATGCCGATGTACGGAACAGGTTTTGGAATGGACAGCGCCCGTCAGTACGTCAAAGATGAGTTTGGAAATCCATCGCCCAATGGAGGATATGGAAAAAGCCTGAAGCAGGATATCAGAAGATTATACGGCTCTTCGGTGGGTATGTCCGGACGGGGTGAGTGTATCGCTCGATACGATAACTACTGTGAAATCGATCCCGATACGGTGGACAAGTATGGAATTCCGGTACTGCGATTTAACTATACCTGGAGCGAGCACGAAATAAATCAGGCGAAACATATGCAGGATACATTTGAAGAAATCCTGACAAATATGGGAGCCATTTTACTCGGAGACAAACCGGGGCCGGATACGGATTATGGATTGGCAGCACCGGGAAGAATTATCCACGAGGTGGGAACCACGCGAATGGGTGATGATCCGTCTACTTCCGTATTAAACAGTTATTCACAGGCTCACGAATGCGAAAACCTCTTTGTGGTGGATGCCGGAAGTTTTGTGTCTCAGGCAGATAAAAACCCTACATGGACAATTATGGCGCTTTCATGGCGTACATCGGATTACATCGTTGATCAAATGGAAAAAGGAAACCTCTAA
- a CDS encoding MIP/aquaporin family protein → MSPIIAEIIGTAILILFGGGVVANVILNKTKGNGSGWIVITWGWGMGVFIAVFTMGQFSGAHINPAVTVGLAIAGLFEWGLVIPYILAQTVGAFLGAVLVWLAYKDHFAATDDEGLNLAVFSTAPEIRNYSWNFVTEVIGTFILIYAILYLASPGFVDVNGELLSSIVIEGQEVGFGLGALSALPVGLLVLGIGLALGGPTGYAINPARDLGPRIAHAILPLPHKGNSDWAYAWVPVIAPIVGAALAAGLYLLF, encoded by the coding sequence ATGTCACCTATCATTGCAGAAATTATCGGAACGGCAATACTCATATTATTTGGAGGCGGTGTTGTTGCCAATGTAATACTCAACAAAACAAAGGGAAACGGCAGCGGCTGGATTGTCATCACCTGGGGTTGGGGTATGGGAGTTTTTATCGCCGTATTTACCATGGGGCAATTCAGCGGAGCTCATATCAATCCGGCAGTTACGGTTGGTTTGGCTATTGCGGGATTATTTGAGTGGGGATTGGTCATCCCCTACATCCTTGCACAAACTGTGGGCGCTTTTTTAGGCGCTGTATTGGTTTGGCTGGCTTACAAAGATCATTTTGCGGCTACCGATGATGAAGGCCTGAACCTGGCTGTTTTTTCCACGGCTCCTGAAATCAGGAATTACTCCTGGAATTTTGTAACGGAGGTTATCGGAACATTCATTCTTATTTACGCAATACTTTATCTGGCATCTCCCGGTTTTGTGGATGTGAATGGAGAGTTACTCTCTTCAATTGTGATTGAGGGACAAGAAGTTGGTTTTGGACTCGGCGCTCTTTCTGCACTTCCGGTGGGGCTCCTGGTGTTGGGAATAGGTTTGGCTTTGGGAGGTCCCACAGGCTATGCCATCAATCCGGCACGGGATCTCGGGCCGCGCATTGCCCACGCCATTCTGCCGCTTCCTCATAAAGGAAACAGCGATTGGGCCTATGCATGGGTTCCGGTTATAGCGCCGATTGTGGGTGCCGCTCTTGCCGCGGGATTGTACCTTCTTTTTTAA
- a CDS encoding gliding motility protein GldB-related protein encodes MNKIITFLTISVILTSCQTQKQSSNIVTSDIKNFWEAYDKVTSTQDSILQNKYLDSLYLKKGTDGLKAIRQARNYTPQEYISAINNYPKFWTSIRENTLKADQYSSELEKGIKNLKEIYPNIKPAKIYFTIGALRTNGTTLDSLVLIGSELALADKKTPTNEFPENLSHLRNYFDSEPSKNIVFLNIHEYVHTQQKTTIGNSLLAQTVLEGVAEFVAEKALETKSPNPQIEFGRNNDAKIKAKFELEMFSPNLYNWIWNSSDNEFGMRDLAYYVGYKICEDYYNISTDKQQAIKEMIELDYNNERELIKFVEKSEHFDKPLNSYKEAFERSRPKVESVDKIQNKSTNVQTDIDVLTIHFSQKMDTRFRNFQLGSLGEENVIRIKDFQGFSEDGKSVSFGIEKLEPSKKYQIVVGSGFRNTEGIPLIPYLIEFETTE; translated from the coding sequence ATGAATAAAATTATAACTTTCTTGACCATTTCCGTAATCTTGACAAGTTGTCAAACACAAAAACAAAGTTCGAATATTGTTACTTCAGATATAAAAAACTTTTGGGAAGCCTACGACAAAGTCACTTCGACACAAGATTCGATTTTGCAAAACAAATATCTCGACAGTCTGTATCTTAAAAAAGGAACTGATGGATTAAAAGCAATCCGACAAGCAAGAAATTATACGCCCCAAGAGTACATTTCTGCAATCAATAATTATCCTAAATTTTGGACTTCAATTAGAGAAAATACATTGAAAGCAGACCAATACAGTTCCGAATTGGAGAAAGGAATTAAAAACTTAAAAGAAATTTACCCAAACATAAAACCTGCTAAAATATATTTTACGATTGGTGCTTTAAGAACAAACGGTACAACTTTAGACAGTTTAGTTCTAATTGGTTCGGAATTGGCTCTGGCAGATAAGAAAACGCCAACAAATGAATTTCCTGAAAATTTATCGCACTTACGGAATTATTTTGATTCTGAACCCAGCAAGAACATTGTATTTTTAAATATTCACGAATATGTTCACACGCAACAAAAAACAACTATTGGAAATAGCTTATTAGCACAAACCGTTTTGGAAGGCGTTGCAGAGTTCGTTGCTGAAAAGGCATTGGAAACAAAGTCACCAAACCCGCAAATTGAATTTGGCAGAAACAACGATGCTAAAATTAAAGCCAAATTTGAATTGGAAATGTTCTCACCAAATCTATACAACTGGATTTGGAACAGTTCGGATAACGAGTTTGGAATGCGTGATTTGGCATACTACGTTGGTTATAAGATTTGTGAAGATTATTACAACATATCAACGGACAAACAACAAGCAATTAAGGAAATGATAGAACTTGATTACAATAATGAACGTGAGCTAATCAAATTCGTAGAAAAATCAGAGCATTTTGACAAACCTTTAAACTCATATAAAGAAGCATTTGAAAGAAGCAGACCTAAAGTTGAAAGTGTAGATAAAATTCAAAACAAAAGCACCAACGTACAAACTGACATTGATGTATTGACAATTCATTTTTCTCAAAAAATGGATACACGTTTTCGTAATTTTCAATTAGGTTCTCTTGGAGAAGAAAACGTTATTCGAATTAAAGATTTTCAAGGTTTTTCAGAAGACGGAAAATCCGTAAGTTTTGGCATAGAAAAATTAGAACCATCAAAAAAATATCAAATTGTTGTTGGTTCTGGATTTAGAAATACAGAAGGTATTCCATTAATCCCATATTTGATTGAATTTGAAACAACTGAATAA
- a CDS encoding penicillin-binding protein 1A, with the protein MEQLKHILRKIKNNITKTHIWILICVFPFILAYLFIISVWLGFWGPVPGTDELTTIQNHEASQLYSSDGKLLGTYYLQNRNEVTLDEINPAMTRALIAVEDARFYEHNGVDTRALVRVAVKTILLGQDTGGGSTITQQLAKNIYPREGSGLIHLVADKLREMMIARRLERAYDKDKILELYLNSVSFGEEVFGVEMAAQRFFSKDASELNIQEAATLAGMLKATSWYNPRNHPERAKQRRNVVLLQMERFGSMQAGVADSVMALPLEVNYNRLSADNGPASYFSEHIRQEMLNLLKSEPSLDGNQYNLYTDGLIINTSVDSRVQNAAEKAVSAQMKELQAALDRQIERVPIFDDKNDSDIQYAWRQSGHYKKLKNSGMSEAKIDSILHQPVEMELFTWDGYEQKSVTPYDSLRHYLTFLNSGFIAMNPHDGQVLAWVGGINHKHFKYDHVKSKRQVGSAFKPIVYAAALESGMRPCDYRRNVLTTYEQYEEWTPRNHADEYGGRYSLSAALAHSYNTIAVDLLMETGISRVQETAYRMGIESNIPAEPSIALGTAEVSLIELVTAYSSFLNEGKPAKPQLITTVYNSSGELIYDFRPEESESPESVEAQESISPRTASTMVKMLEKVVNEGTGYRLRTIYGINHALAGKTGTTQDYTDGWFVGMTPDMVFGSWVGGWNYRIRFTGNMGYASQTALPIVGRFLQNLQQYPAYEQPTRFHDNQTNLSYRLNCPDFRPDKFSDRLRDFFSGRDDDEAEMENGDREKEGLFGRIRSIFSRERNNDNDDNQDN; encoded by the coding sequence ATGGAACAACTCAAACATATTCTTAGAAAAATAAAGAACAACATCACCAAAACGCATATTTGGATTTTAATATGTGTATTCCCCTTTATTTTAGCCTATCTCTTTATTATTTCAGTATGGCTCGGTTTTTGGGGACCTGTTCCCGGTACGGATGAATTGACGACGATTCAAAATCACGAAGCGTCCCAGCTATATTCCTCTGATGGAAAACTTCTGGGAACGTATTACCTGCAGAATCGAAATGAAGTCACACTGGATGAAATTAATCCGGCTATGACGCGCGCGCTCATTGCCGTTGAAGACGCCCGCTTTTATGAACATAACGGTGTGGATACAAGAGCTCTTGTACGGGTGGCTGTTAAGACCATTCTCTTAGGACAGGACACCGGGGGTGGAAGTACTATTACTCAACAGCTTGCCAAGAATATTTATCCGCGGGAAGGAAGCGGCTTGATACATTTAGTAGCCGATAAATTACGGGAAATGATGATCGCCCGGCGGCTTGAACGCGCATATGATAAAGACAAAATCCTTGAACTTTACCTGAATAGTGTTTCGTTTGGCGAGGAAGTTTTTGGGGTTGAAATGGCCGCTCAAAGATTTTTCAGCAAAGATGCTTCCGAATTGAATATCCAGGAAGCCGCAACCCTTGCCGGCATGTTGAAAGCCACTTCATGGTACAATCCCAGAAACCATCCCGAACGCGCAAAACAGAGACGAAATGTGGTACTACTTCAAATGGAACGGTTTGGAAGCATGCAGGCCGGTGTTGCGGACTCCGTGATGGCTTTACCATTAGAAGTCAACTACAACCGGTTATCGGCTGATAATGGCCCGGCCTCCTATTTTAGTGAGCATATCCGGCAGGAAATGTTGAATCTTTTAAAGTCCGAACCCTCTCTTGATGGAAATCAATATAATCTCTATACGGATGGACTCATTATTAATACCAGCGTTGATTCCAGGGTACAAAATGCAGCCGAAAAAGCTGTATCAGCTCAGATGAAGGAATTACAGGCGGCTCTTGATCGTCAAATTGAACGAGTTCCAATTTTTGATGATAAGAACGATTCAGACATCCAATACGCCTGGCGACAATCCGGCCACTATAAAAAGTTAAAGAATTCAGGGATGTCTGAAGCCAAAATCGACAGCATTCTCCATCAACCTGTAGAAATGGAATTGTTTACCTGGGATGGATATGAACAAAAATCCGTCACACCTTACGATTCGCTCCGCCACTACCTTACATTCTTAAATTCCGGATTCATAGCGATGAATCCGCACGATGGTCAGGTCCTTGCCTGGGTTGGCGGTATCAATCATAAACACTTCAAGTACGACCATGTAAAATCAAAACGCCAGGTCGGTTCTGCTTTTAAACCGATTGTTTATGCTGCCGCACTTGAGTCCGGAATGAGGCCCTGCGATTACCGCAGAAATGTACTGACAACCTATGAGCAATACGAAGAGTGGACGCCCAGAAACCACGCCGATGAATACGGCGGACGGTATTCTCTTTCTGCTGCTCTGGCTCATTCTTACAATACCATTGCTGTAGATCTGCTTATGGAGACAGGCATTTCCAGGGTACAGGAAACAGCTTACAGAATGGGAATTGAATCTAACATACCGGCAGAACCCTCCATTGCTTTGGGAACAGCCGAAGTTTCTTTGATAGAATTGGTTACAGCTTACTCCTCTTTTTTAAATGAAGGAAAACCGGCAAAACCGCAATTAATTACCACTGTTTACAACTCGAGTGGTGAATTAATTTATGATTTCCGTCCTGAAGAATCTGAGTCACCTGAAAGTGTAGAGGCGCAGGAATCCATCTCGCCTCGTACCGCATCAACAATGGTGAAAATGCTGGAAAAAGTAGTAAACGAAGGTACGGGATACCGGCTTCGGACAATTTATGGCATTAATCACGCCCTTGCAGGTAAAACAGGAACCACCCAGGATTATACGGATGGCTGGTTTGTTGGAATGACACCGGACATGGTTTTCGGATCATGGGTCGGCGGTTGGAACTACCGCATCCGGTTTACAGGAAATATGGGATACGCTTCTCAAACAGCACTCCCGATTGTTGGGCGCTTCCTTCAAAATCTTCAGCAATATCCTGCTTATGAACAGCCTACCCGTTTTCATGATAATCAAACGAATCTTTCATACCGCTTAAATTGTCCTGACTTCAGGCCCGACAAATTTAGTGACCGGCTCCGCGATTTCTTCTCCGGAAGAGATGACGACGAAGCAGAAATGGAAAACGGAGACCGCGAAAAGGAAGGTCTTTTTGGTCGGATCCGAAGTATTTTTTCAAGAGAGAGAAATAACGACAATGATGACAATCAGGATAACTGA
- the arsB gene encoding ACR3 family arsenite efflux transporter: protein MAESKKRMDFFERYLTLWVLLCIGIGIGVGFLAEDSIEFISHWEIYRVNIPVAILIWLMIYPMMLQVDFASLKEIGKSPKGVVWTVIINWAIKPFTMAFFAWIFFQQIYSAWLSPEMADQYIAGAILLGAAPCTAMVFVWSYLSDGDPNYTLVQVSVNDLLILILFIPIVGLLLGITDITIPYETLAVSVIVFVVIPLVAGYITHKIAINRKGEEWYTKTFLPKFKPVSISALLITLILLFAYQGERIIAQPMDIVLIAIPLMIQTYFIFVLAWYGGRWIGLPYQVCAPGSMIGASNFFELAVAVAIALFGLQSGAALVTVVGVLIEVPVMLSLVRFANHQRASYN from the coding sequence ATGGCTGAATCAAAAAAACGGATGGACTTTTTTGAAAGGTATCTCACGCTATGGGTGCTTCTCTGTATCGGAATTGGAATTGGAGTGGGTTTTTTAGCGGAAGATTCCATTGAATTCATCAGCCACTGGGAGATCTACAGAGTCAATATTCCGGTAGCCATTCTAATCTGGCTGATGATTTACCCGATGATGTTACAGGTCGATTTCGCCTCCTTAAAGGAGATTGGAAAATCTCCAAAAGGAGTTGTCTGGACCGTAATTATCAACTGGGCTATCAAGCCTTTTACAATGGCCTTTTTTGCATGGATCTTTTTTCAGCAAATCTATTCGGCCTGGCTGAGCCCTGAAATGGCCGATCAGTATATTGCAGGAGCCATTTTATTGGGCGCCGCACCTTGTACAGCCATGGTGTTCGTCTGGTCATATTTATCGGACGGCGACCCCAACTACACGCTTGTCCAAGTATCGGTTAATGACTTATTAATTCTTATTCTGTTTATCCCGATTGTAGGATTACTATTGGGCATCACAGATATTACCATTCCCTACGAAACCCTGGCGGTTTCAGTCATTGTCTTTGTGGTAATTCCGCTTGTAGCCGGGTATATCACACACAAAATTGCCATAAACCGTAAAGGCGAGGAGTGGTATACAAAAACATTTCTGCCCAAATTTAAGCCGGTTTCCATTTCTGCATTACTCATCACCCTGATCCTTCTGTTTGCATACCAGGGCGAACGTATTATTGCTCAGCCTATGGATATTGTACTGATTGCCATCCCTCTCATGATTCAGACGTATTTCATATTTGTCTTAGCCTGGTATGGCGGACGATGGATTGGGTTGCCCTACCAAGTGTGTGCCCCGGGTTCTATGATTGGGGCCAGCAACTTTTTCGAGCTTGCCGTTGCCGTGGCTATTGCACTGTTCGGGCTACAATCGGGAGCCGCGTTGGTAACCGTGGTTGGAGTGCTAATTGAAGTCCCGGTGATGCTTTCTCTTGTCCGATTCGCTAATCATCAGAGAGCATCTTACAATTAA
- a CDS encoding peptidylprolyl isomerase, with translation MEKAIIETEKGNMEVEFFSEDAPNTVDNFLSLSKKGFYDGLTFHRVIPDFVIQGGCPKGDGSGGPGYKIDCELDGDNQYHDRGVLSMAHAGRNTGGSQFFICHSRKNTAHLDRNHTVFGKVVKGLDVIDEIRQGDRIEKIRIIEE, from the coding sequence ATGGAAAAAGCAATTATTGAGACCGAAAAAGGGAATATGGAAGTTGAATTCTTTTCAGAGGATGCTCCAAACACCGTTGATAATTTTTTATCACTCTCTAAAAAAGGGTTTTATGACGGACTGACTTTTCACCGGGTGATTCCTGATTTTGTGATTCAGGGCGGTTGTCCAAAAGGAGACGGAAGTGGTGGACCCGGTTATAAAATTGATTGCGAGCTGGATGGCGACAACCAATACCACGATCGCGGAGTTTTATCGATGGCCCATGCCGGTAGAAACACGGGAGGCTCTCAGTTTTTTATTTGTCACAGTCGGAAGAATACGGCTCATCTAGACAGGAATCATACTGTTTTTGGTAAAGTTGTGAAGGGCTTGGATGTAATTGATGAGATCAGGCAGGGAGACCGGATTGAGAAAATTCGAATTATAGAAGAATAG